A genome region from Manihot esculenta cultivar AM560-2 chromosome 5, M.esculenta_v8, whole genome shotgun sequence includes the following:
- the LOC110614444 gene encoding ATP sulfurylase 2 yields the protein MSLTIRLHIAPYKTLNLSDINKTKISSFSTRIRPKPIYHSNSLIHFVYDKPKMLDSSNPVESSIPSIKSSLIEPDGGALVDLVVPESERGARALEAESMPKVRLTKIDVEWVHVISEGWASPLTGFMRENEYLQSLHFNSLRMADGTVVNMSLPIVLAIDDETKERIGSSKNVGLVASDGDLIGILRSIEIYKHNKEERIARTWGTTAPGLPYVEECITSAGNWLIGGDLEVLKPIKYNDGLDHYRLSAQQLRKEFDNRQADAVFAFQLRNPVHNGHALLMNDTRRRLLEMGYKNPILLLHPLGGFTKADDVPLDVRMEQHSKVLEDGVLDPKTTIVSIFPSPMHYAGPTEVQWHAKARINAGANFYIVGRDPAGMGHPTEKRDLYDPDHGKKVLSMAPGLEKLNILPFRVAAYDTVAKKMAFFDPSRSQDFLFISGTKMRTYARTGENPPDGFMCPGGWKVLVKYYESLQVEEAPKKPTVLST from the exons ATGTCTCTAACAATCAGACTACACATCGCTCCCTACAAGACCCTCAATCTCTCTGATATCAACAAGACGAAAATTTCAAGTTTCAGCACCAGAATTCGACCAAAACCCATTTACCACTCCAACTCATTGATTCATTTCGTGTATGATAAACCCAAAATGCTAGATTCTTCTAACCCAGTTGAATCTTCTATTCCTTCAATCAAAAGCTCGCTTATCGAGCCGGACGGTGGTGCTCTGGTGGATCTGGTAGTGCCAGAGAGCGAGAGAGGAGCGAGAGCTTTAGAGGCGGAGTCAATGCCTAAGGTGAGGCTAACCAAGATCGATGTGGAGTGGGTGCACGTGATTAGCGAGGGATGGGCGAGTCCGTTGACAGGGTTCATGAGAGAAAACGAGTACTTGCAGAGTCTGCATTTCAATTCTTTGAGAATGGCGGATGGGACAGTGGTTAACATGTCGCTACCCATTGTTTTGGCGATTGATGATGAGACCAAGGAGAGAATTGGGTCGTCAAAGAATGTTGGTTTGGTCGCTTCTGATGGAGATTTAATTGGCATTCTTCGAAG TATAGAGATATACAAGCATAACAAAGAGGAAAGAATAGCAAGAACTTGGGGTACAACTGCCCCAGGATTGCCATATGTTGAGGAGTGCATTACTTCTGCTGGAAATTGGCTCATAGGTGGAGATTTAGAAGTACTAAAACCTATCAAATACAATGATGGGCTTGATCATTATAGGCTATCTGCCCAACAACTTCGAAAGGAATTTGATAACCGTCAAGCTGATGCTGTTTTTGCATTTCAGTTGAGGAATCCTGTACATAACGGGCATGCCTTGTTAATGAATGACACACGAAGGAGACTTTTAGAAATGGGTTACAAAAATCCAATTCTACTGCTTCATCCTTTGGGAGGTTTCACAAAGGCTGATGACGTGCCTTTGGATGTTCGAATGGAACAACATAGCAAG gtcCTAGAAGATGGTGTTCTTGACCCTAAGACTACCATTGTTTCTATATTCCCATCACCTATGCACTATGCTGGTCCAACTGAAGTACAATGGCATGCCAAGGCACGTATAAATGCAGGTGCTAATTTTTACATTGTAGGTCGTGACCCTGCTGGTATGGGTCATCCAACAGAGAAGAGAGATTTATATGACCCTGATCATGGAAAGAAGGTGCTAAGCATGGCTCCTGGGTTGGAGAAGTTAAATATCTTGCCATTTAGG GTGGCAGCATATGACACTGTGGCAAAGAAGATGGCATTTTTTGACCCATCTCGttctcaggacttcctcttcaTCTCTGGAACTAAG ATGAGGACCTACGCAAGAACTGGGGAAAATCCTCCAGATGGTTTTATGTGTCCTGGTGGGTGGAAGGTGCTTGTGAAATACTACGAGAGCTTGCAGGTAGAAGAGGCACCAAAAAAGCCAACAGTTTTATCCACTTAA